TTGGAACGCTTCTCCTTCGAACATGCAAATGACCCGTATCGGAAGCAGCAATCTGTGGTATTTCGATTTTGTACCTAATGATATTTTTGGAACATCAGCAGTCAATTTTTCTAATTCCAATCTTTTTGGTTTGGTGAAAAAACTAAACGGAAACGATGGCAAAACCAATGATTTTGGTGCAGGGAAAACACATCTGAAATATTCTATTTTCCAAAAAAATGCTTCAAATATTACTCTCACACCCACACTTCCACCTGATAATGTGCCTGTTACTATTCAGTTCATTGCCAGGGAATCCTTAAAAAACAGCAGTGCCTCTATATTTATGCATGCTGGGGTGGTAACTGATGGCCTTTCATCAACTTCATGGAACAACACCCGGGGAATTTGGGGTGACTCGCTCACTAGCCCCGGAAAAATGACAAAAACAGGTCTAAATACCTATGAAATCACGATTCCTTCCATTAGAGATTATTTTCAATTAACACCTGATCAAACAGCCTATAAAATTATGGCAGTTTTTAGGAATGCAGATGGCACTGTGGTTGAAAAAGATGGCAGTGCAGACTACCAACTGCAAATACAAGCAGCCAGATATCTGGAAATCAGGGAGCCTTTGGGTGCTTTTTCAACTTCAAAACTTAATCAACCTTTCCGAATCACAGGTTACTCCAATGAAACCTCGGATATTACGATAAAAGTTGATGGAACGGCAATTTTTACCAGTTCCGCAATAAATAGAGGCACCCAAACCTTTACTCCTACTTTGCCTGGTGTCTATGATATTTCTGTCGAAGCTGATTTTGGCGATTCTGTTTTTGTAAAAAATACTAAAGTTACAGTTTGCTCCACGCAATCTATAGACACCCCGCTTGCATTGCCTGCAGGCCTGAAATATGGGATAAATTATAATCCTGCAGATAATACTCAAGCCACATTGGTTTTGCATGCTCCAACTGAATCCATAAAATCGGTTCATATTATTGGTGATATGAATGATTGGACCGTTGACTGTGATTTTTTGATGAATTATGACAATGTGAAAAAAGTCTTCTGGAAAAACCTCAGTGGATTGATTTCAAATAAAGAATATGTTTTCCAATATCTTATTGATGGTGAAACACGAATCGGCGACCCTTACACACAAAAAGTAAGTGACCCATGGAATGATGGTTCCATTTCACCTTCAGTTTATCCTGATTTAATTCCATATCCCGAGGCAGCCAGACCTAAAAATGGCGAAGTGCCAACTATAGCTTCGGTCCTACAAACTGCTCAGAGCAATTATTCATGGGAGATAACCTCATTTAAAAGGCATCCGCAGGAAAAGCTAAATATTTACCAACTGCATTTTCGTGATTTTACAAGCGAAGGCACATATCTGGCGGCCATTGAAAAACTTGACTATCTTAAAAGACTCGGTATCAACGCTATCGAGACGCTCCCTGTTAGCGAATTTGAAGGAAATGACAGCTGGGGATACAATCCCAACTTTTATTTTGCCGCAGACAAAGCTTATGGAAAGCCTGATGACTACAAAAAATTTGTGGATGAATGTCATAAAAGGGGCATCGCTGTAATCGGTGATTTAGTGCTTAATCATGCTTTTGGCACCAATCCTCATGCACGTATGTATTGGGACAACCTTAGAAATCGCCCGGCTACCAACAATCCCTGGTTTAATGCCGTATCTAATTTTTCAAATCCTGCTGCTCAATGGGGCAACGACTTCAACCATGAAAGTGCACATACCAAAGCTTTTGTGGACAGTACAATTGTATTTTGGCTGAAAGAATTCAGGATTGATGGTATTAGATTTGACTTTACAAAAGGTTTTGGTAACACCCCATATCCTAATGGCACTTGTGGTGATGAATGGGGAGGTTGTTATGATGCCTCCCGGATTGCTTTACTTAAAAGAATGGCAGACAAAATGTGGCTGGTTGACAATGGTGCAACTGGTAGCCAACCCTATGTTATTTTTGAGCATTTGGCCACTCCGGCGGAGGATCAGGAAATTGGAAATTATGGCAACGGAATAATGCTCTGGTCGGGGGTATCGCCCAATCATAAATATGGAGAAATCGCTATGGGCTGGGCACCAGATGCCGGTGACCCCAATAAAAGCAATGTGTCGGAGGCATATTATAAAAACAAAGGATTTACAAAACCAGTATGGGTGAGCTATATGGAAAGCCATGATGAAGACCGGTTGGGGTATTTTCAGACGGCCTTTGGAAATGGCACTATCAAAACCGATTTGGCTGTAAGATCCCAGTTTTTACAGGCAGCTGCCGCAATGAACCTTTTGTTTACAGGTCCACGTCAAGTCTGGCAGTTTGGTGAGCTCGGATATGACTATAACATCAATTTCAATGGCAGGACAGGCAAAAAACCTGTTCGCTGGGATTATTTTGATATGCCCGAAAGAAAGAAAATCTATCAAACCTACGCCAGGTTATTTTGGCTTAGAAACAGATATCCGCTCACATTTCACAAAGATGTAGATAACCCTGGAGGCACAAAAACAGATTGGACGAGCCAGTTTAAGCGATACCATTTTTATAGTTCTGTGGGTGATACTGCCGTAACTATAATTGCCAATACAGCCAACAGTGTAATGTCCGGAAATCCTGAATTTAATGCTTCGGTGAGCAACCAGTGGTACGATTTGGTGAGCAATCAATGGCTTCCGGTAAGTAGTTCTATGACTTTACAGCCGGGTGAATTCAAGGTATTTTTCAATAAAAAACCGGCATTTAACCTTCCAATATTAAGCTTTTCTTCCATAAAATCACCCGGAATTGTGGCAGATACTTCACGTCTTTTTCTAAATTTTGATGAGCCGGTTTTGAAGAAAGATATGACAGGTTTCTTAGGTGCTAATTTTAATTCCGGAAATGCAAAGAATACTTTTTTGCTTAAAAATCATAAAAATGAAATTCAGAATTATAATTTCTCTATCGATTTAAATCAAAATAAAATCACAATTATTCCTACTCAAAAATTACCGGTGGGCAACTATTCATTAACTATAAATAAAGATTCTGTTCAAAACTTCGGAGGAATTTCTTTTGAAAATGACCAGATTTTCAACTTTACCATCGAAGGAAATGCATTGCCGTGTCAAAACAGTCAAACATTTGTTTCTCCTTTGGACAATCTCTCGGGTCAGAGTCTGAACGTTCCGGTAATCAGTTCTATTCTTTCTCCAATTCAGATTTCCGGAGACTCCAAAGTCATTTATGATGCTGGCAAGTCTGTCACTTTAAATCCTGGATTCAAAGTTACTGCTTCGGTAAATTCTTATTTTATCGCAAAAATTGGTGGATGTAATTGACTTTACGAGTTTTTATTTAGTTTTAGGTTTTAAAAAATATCCGATGAAAAAAGCCTTTCTATTTATTTATATCATGTTTATCAACTTTGTTTCAATGTCTCAAAATACCATCGTTGCCCATCGTGGAGCCTGGAAGACTCAAAAATTGCCCGAAAATTCCATTGCTTCTATGATTCATGCAGTAGAGTTGGGTTGTTACGGCTCCGAATTTGATGTGCATCTGACGGCTGACAATATCTTGGTTATCAATCATGACGACAAATACCATGACATGATAATTGAGAAAACTACTTTGGAGGATTTACATAAATTTCCGCTTTCAAATGGTGAAAAACTTCCTATATTAAAGGAGTTTTTCCTGGCTTATAAAACAAAAAAAACTAAGACCAGGTTAATATGTGAAATTAAACCTGTAAGCAGCGACGAAAAAGCCCTTCAAATAGTAGAATTAACCCTAGCCATGGTCAAAGATTTGAAATTGACTTCAAAAGTAGATTACATCAGTTTTGATTATCGTATTGTAAAAAACCTTAAAAAACTTAACACTAAAGCACACGTACAATATCTCAATGGCGAAAAATCACCTGCCGAACTTCATGCTGACGGAGTGGACGGTCTAGACTATCATTTCAGTGTTTTCAAAAAGAAACCGGAATGGATCACCGAAGCCAAAAGCTTGAAAATGAGCCTAAATGCCTGGACGGTCAATGACGAAGCAACGATAAAGTGGTTTCTGGAAAACAAATTTGACCAGATCACTACCAACGAACCGGAGCTGGCTTTGGAGCTGGAGAAAGGAAAAAGGAAGTAAGCTTACAAAGAATATCCTTTACAGACTTTTCATATTAAATAGCTGAGGAAAAAAGAGTTAGGAAATACCCAACTCATTTTTTCTTTAAAATCAGTGCACTCACCAGGCTTACCAAAAGGCCAACCGGGAAAATCTCAGAAAAAGTAATACCTAAAAAGGAGAAAATGTTGGCATACAAATCTCTGCCTGATTCAATTTCTTTAATTTTTTCTGCCAGTAAAACCGGATCTTTAATCTCAGACTTCAGTTTTTCTGATGTAGCACTTATCATGTTTTCCATGAAATCAGGCATAAAAAAATGGTATTCAATGGCCCAGGCCAAAGTGTACATCACACTCGCAATGACCGAAATCCCCAAGCCAACTTTAAAAGCAATTCCAAAGGTGATTTTTCCTTCACCTAAAGTATCACGGTATTTTTTCACACCGATAAACACAAAAGAAAAAGCCACCAGCATCGAAGCGTAGCCCAGCAACATACTGCCTTCCGCCTTGCCCGATTCATGCAGGTAATACATCGAAATTACCATGAACAAAGAAACAATTGTTCCGGCAATCAGCCCGTTTTTAATAATAATGTTTTTCATCTTTTAAAAGGTTTAAATTTGAGGCAAACTAAAAGAATTGAAGTCAAAATGCCTTCATACTAAAGTATGAATTTTATGATTTCCTATAAATTCCCGGAATTCCTGGCTTTTATAATAGCCTGCGAGCGGCTTTTTACATCAAGTTTTAGGAAAAGATTTGACATGTGTGTTTTTACGGTAGGCACGCTTACAAAAAGCTTATCTGCAATTTCCTGATTGTTGAGTCCCTCAGTGAGCAATTCCAGTACTTCTTTTTCTCTTTTGCTTAAGTCCGGAAAATTGGCAGCACGAAGTCTTTGTTTTTTCTCAATGATTTTTTTTTGAAAATTCAAAGCCAGCCAAATTCCCAAACCCAAAAAAATCAAGGCTATTATGCCGGCATAAATCTCAAAGCGATGCTCGATATAAACATATTTCAATTCAAGCCATTTCAGGACAAAAAGTAGAATGGCCATGGAGACACCATAGAGGAGAATAGGTTTTAAATTGTGGTTTTTCCCGGAAAATAATTTCATAATAAATATTTTCTCAATTTTGATTTCTTGATGCGTATGAGACCTTTAACCACACTTTGAGCATTTATTTCAGCACCTAAAGCGTTGGTATGTACATTATCTTTTGGAGTGAAATATTGCTTTTTTACTTCTTCCGGTCCCAACTTATCATAATGCTTAGCGGTAATTTCATGTAAATCTATAAAATGAGCCTGAGTTTGCTCTGAAACTTGCCTGGCCCAAAACAGGAAAGACTCAGCCTTTCTCTGCACTTTCCCATTTTCAAACCGGCAAAATGGAACCGGCGAACACACAAATACCTCCACACCTTTCGCCCGAGCCTCCACAATATATTTTCGCAAATACCACCCAAAACTATGCACTACTTCATGTTTTTTGGTAATCAGATTATCGATTTCGACCGAATCCTTACCAATTCCCTTAATTGTCCCTCTGGCTCTGATGGTATCATTGATGGCCCAGTCGTCATTGTGGCCAAACTGTATCATCAGAAAATCACCTTTTTTCATTTTTACCAAAATTGGCTCCCATCTGCCATCAGTAAGAAAAGTGCGGCTGCTACGACCTCCTATTGCATGATTTTCGATGTTGATTTTTGTTGCATCAAAATAAGCCCCAAGCTTGCTCCCCCACCCCCACATATCATTTTCACCCTTGCCCTGGCCGGTTTTTACAGTGCTATCGCCAATCAAAAAAAGTATTGGTTTGGGTTTATGGGTAAAAAAAATAAGTGTTAAATAGAGAATTAGGTATTTCATTATCTTTTTTGCAAATATTTAAAAAATCAATTCATAATTTGTACTTCTTCCCCCAGCTTCATCTTTTTTTAGAATATTTTTATTCTGTAAATCCTGAATATCTCTTAGAGCCGTATCTGTGGATGTATTAGTGATTTTTGCCCATTTTGAACTTGTAAGTTTTCCTTCAAACCCATCCAAAAGCTTATTTAACATCAATTTCTGGCGAACATTCAAATCAGTATCTTTTTGCTTTTGCCAAAAATCCGCCTTTGTTAGCACTCGTACCAATACTGTTTCTGTAGATTTGAGAGCTTTTATTAGGCAGTCCAAAAACCATAAAAGCCAGTCTGTGATATTTAAATCTCCCTTTTGAGTTTTTTCCAAAATGTCATAATATGATTTCCTTTCTAACCTAATCTGAGCCGACATACTATAGAATCTCTGTTTGCTTTTGTCTGCTCTTGCTAATAACATGTCGGTTAAAGCTCTTGTGACCCTGCCGTTTCCATCATTAAATGGGTGAATAGTGACAAACCATAAATGAGCCACAGCAGATTTAATTACCTCGTCGATTTTCGAATCTGAATTAAACCATTCAATAAATCGCTCCATTTCAAAAGGTACTTTTTCCGAATCCGGAGCCTGATAATGCACTTTTTCTCTACCAATTGCACCCGAAACCACTTGCATGGGGCCAGTAGTGTCTTCCCGCCAGGTTCCCACCTGTATTTTATAAAGGCCGCTTCGTCCAGATGGAAATAAAGCACTGTGCCATCCAAACAGTCTTTCTTCATCTAATATCTGCGAGTTATTCTGAGTTGCATCCAGCATCATATCAACCATTCCGTCCACATTACGGTCTGATGGCACTGTACCAGCTATCTCCAGGCCTAATCTTCGTGCCAGTGAAGATCGTACTTGCCCGGGATTTAGAAATTCTCCCTCAATCTCTGTCGATTTCAATACATCCATTGTTAAAGTATTCAACAATGCTTCATTTTGCAACTCAAAACCCAGGGATTCCATTTTCCCCAGGAGTTTACCTTGAAGATGACGAACTTCTCCCAACTGCCTTAAAATCTGAGAATCTTCCCAGAAAAAAGCTGGCCAATCCGGATTTTGATATATATAAAGATTCATTCACCGCATATTTTGCTACAAATAAAACTTTTATTCACCGCAAATGCAAATTTTTTACCGCAAATTCTGCGGTGATTAAATACATTATTCACCGCACATATTTTACTTTTTATGCAATTTTGCAATTGAAATGAAAATCTGCATAAATATTTTTAAATTCTAATATTTTTATGCAATTTTGCAATAGGAATGAAATTTTACATAAAATGCTTAACAGAGACCTGGAATATGCTCTTAATGAACTCATTAAGTACTTCCCAATTGTATCAGTAAGTGGCCCAAGACAATCCGGAAAATCCACTTTGGTAAAAAAAGTCCTTAAAAACCTACCTTATGTACTTCTGGAAGATAGGGACGTTCAACTTTTTGCAGAATCAGACCCTCGCGGATTTCTGGCCCAATACCCCAACGGTGCCATACTTGATGAAATACAAAGGGTACCGGTGCTCTTTACTTATTTGCAAGGAATGGCCGATGCTGATCCTTCCAGGAAATTTGTATTATCAGGTTCGCAAAACTATCTCATGATGGAGGGAATCACTCAGTCTCTGGCTGGTAGAGTTGGGCTGCTGAATTTACTCCCATTTTCGTGGAATGAAATGCAAATAAAAGAAAAAAGCTCCGTAAACTTGCTGTTTAATGGGGGCTATCCAGGAATAATTGCCAACCAAATTCCGAAAAATATATTTTTCAGCTCTTATGTACAAACCTATATAGAAAGAGATGTGCGGCAACTCAAAAATATCGGAGATTTGAGTTTATTTATGCGTTTCTTGAAACTTTGTGCTGGCAGAGCAGGGCAATTACTCAACGTTTCGGCTCTGGCAAATGATGCCGGAATAAGTCCAAACACAGCTGCATCATGGCTTTCGGTGCTGGAAAACTCATATGTAATCTTTTTGTTAAATCCTTACTATCAAAACTGGGGAAAAAGGCTCACAAAAATGAGTAAACTATATTTTTATGACACAGGCCTTCTGACTTATTTATTGGATATTGCCGATGAAAAACAGTTGGATACACATTTTGCTTATGGTTCTATTTTTGAAAATGGGATTATTCTGGAAATCATGAAAAAACTCATAAACGAAGGAGAAAAACCACAGATTTATTATTGGCGTGACAGTAATGGCAACGAAATGGATTTAATTCTTGAAACCAAAGGAAGATTGATTCCAATCGAAATAAAATCGGCACAAACACCCACAGACCATCTTTGGAAAGGCTTCAAAAAATGGAATGCCCTGGCCAAAATTGCCCCGAATGCCGGATACGTGATTTATGGTGGTGACCAATCTCAAACCAGAAGTGAGGTGAATTTGGTTAGTTGGAGGGAGATGAATAAAATTTTTGTTTAACAAAAAAAAACCGACCCAATTGAGCCGGTTTTCATTATAAATAATTCAAAAAAATCCTTAAGAATGTATCGCCCGGTTGTCGGTTGCAGCCAGACAGGCTTCTTTCATAGCCTCCAGATAGGTCGGGTGAGCGTGCGAAATACGGGAGATATCTTCGGCACTTGCTCTGAACTCCATCGCTGTTACGGCCTCGCCAATCATATCGGCAGCACGGGCACCAATTATGTGTACACCCAAAATCTCATCGGTATTTTTATCGGCCAATACTTTCACCATTCCGTCCACATCACCGCTGGCGGTTGCACGACCCAATGCCTTGAATGGAAAACTTCCCGACTTATATGCCGCACCGGCTGCTTTCAGTTCTTCTTCGGTTTTACCGACTGAAGCAACTTCAGGCCATGTATAAACTACCCCGGGAATGAGATTGTAATTGATATGCGGTTTCTGACCGGCCAGTGTTTCGGCCACAAATACGCCCTCTTCTTCTGCTTTGTGGGCGAGCATAGCACCTCTGATCACATCGCCGATGGCATAAATACCCGGCACGTTGGTTTGCAAAGTATGTTCATCGACTACAACCTTGCCTCTGTCGGTCTGAACACCGATAGCTTCAAGGTTAAGATTATCAATATATGGGCGACGTCCGATACTTACCAGACAATAATCTCCGGTGATTTCAACGGTTTTACCGGTTTTATCTTCAGCAGTGATTTTAACTTCTTTGCCAAGATTTTCAATCAAACTTACTTTGGTATTAAAATAAAACTCAACCCCAAGTTTTTTGACAGACTTCTGGAGCTCCTTACCCATAGTTTTGTCCATAGTCGGAATCATACTGTCGGCAAATTCTACAAAAGTCACTTTGGCACCTAATCTGGCATAAACAGATCCCAACTCTGCACCAATTACACCGGCTCCGATAACTACCAAATGCTTAGGCACTTCCTGCAAGTTGAGGGCCTCAGTCGAAGTAATGATACGGGTTTTATCATAATTCATAAAAGGCAAAATGGTCGGCTTAGAACCAGTCGCTATGATCACATTTTTTGTGGTCAATAACTCTTCTGTGCCATCAGCCTTTGCTACTTTCACGGTATTTTTATCTACAAAAGAGCCAAAACCATTTTTAACATCAATTTTATTTTTCTTCATCAGATAGTTGATACCATCATTCATTTTTTTCACAACACCGGCTTTGCGTTCAATCATCTTTTTGATGTCGGCCTTTACTTTTCCGGTAGTGATACCATGTTCTTCAAAATGATGTACTGCATTGTAATAATGCTCAGAAGAATCTAAAAGAGCCTTAGAAGGGATACATCCCACATTGAGACATGTTCCACCCATGGCGTTATATTTTTCGACGATGGCGGTTTTGAAACCCAACTGAGCACAACGGATGGCCGCTACATAACCACCTGGACCCGAACCTATTACTACTACGTCGTATTGCATTTCTATGTTTATTTTTTGAAGATTTTGTCAGGCTGAGCCTGTCGAAGCCACATTTCGGTAAGGCACTTCGACAAGCTCAGTGTGACATTTTAACTATACTTACACTTGCAAAAGCATCCTCATCGGATCTTCCAGAAGCTGTTTTACTCTTACCAAAAAGCCAACAGAATCTTTACCATCGATAGTACGGTGGTCATATGAAAGAGCCACATACATGATAGGCCTGATTTCAACCTGACCGTTGATGGCTACAGGCCTCTCAACGATATTGTGCATACCCAAAATGGCAGACTGCGGTGCGTTGATGATAGGCGTTGAAAGCATAGAGCCAAAAATACCTCCATTGGTGATAGTAAAAGTTCCACCTGTCATTTCTTCGATAGTAAGCTTATTATCACGGGCTTTGGTAGCCAATCTTACGACTTCGGCCTCTATCTGAGCAAATGACATTTTTTCAGCATTTCTGATAACCGGAACAACCAATCCTCTAGGAGCAGAAACTGCGATCGAGATATCTGTGAAATCATTGTAAACGATTTCTTCGCCGTCAATGTATGCATTTACCAATGGAAACTCCTGAAGGGCGATAGAACAAGCTTTTGTAAAGAATGACATAAAACCAAGCCCTACCCCATGCGTATCTTTAAACTTATCTTTATAAGTTTTACGCAAATCCATGATCGGCTTCATGTCCACTTCATTGAAAGTAGTGAGCATGGCGGTTTCGTTTTTCACCGCTACCAAACGCTTGCTGATAGTCTTACGTAAAGTGGTCATTTTTTCTCTTCTGGTTCCACGGCTGTCTGTTGAAACTGGAGCTGAAGGAGTGGCATGGGCTGTTGTCGTAGGAGATTGAGGAGCCACAGTTGCAATCTGGGCATTCTGAGCATCTTCTTTGGTGATTCTTCCTCCAACGCCAGTTCCCTGTACATCGGTAGATGAAAGTCCCTTTTCTGCCATTACTTTGGCTGCGGCAGGAGATGGATGTCCCGATGCATAATTGGCATCTGAAGTTGCCACCGGTGCAGCAGTTGAAGCGGCTTCAACTTGAGATTGAGAAACCGGAGCCGAACCACCTACTTGCAAGGTAGCTAAAATGCCGCCAATAGGCACCACACTTCCCGGTTGAGCAATAACTGTCAAAACACCCGCTTGTGGTGAAGGCAACTCAAAGGTAGCCTTATCTGATTCCAACTCACAGATGATTTCATCCAAAGAAACAGTCTCTCCGGTATTTTTTAACCAACTAGCTACTGTCACTTCAGTGATAGATTCGCCTACAGCCGGCACTTTTATTTCAATGGTTTGGGAAGCAACTGGTGCCGCAGAGGCAACAGGAGCCGATTCTTTTACAACAACAGGTGCAGCCACAACGACTGCCGGAGCAGGGGCAGCAACTGGCTGAGCTCCCGAAGGTTCGATTTTGCAAATTGGTGAACCAATAGCCAATACATCACCTTCTTTGCCGATAATCCTTAATATGCCGTCGGCTTCAGCAGGTAATTCAAATGTCGCTTTGTCGGACTCCAGTTCACAAATCACTTCGTCCATTTTTACAAAATCTCCATCTTTTTTGACCCAGGCAGCAATAGTAACTTCCGTTACAGACTCTCCTACCGAGGGAACTTTCATTTCAATAACCATGACTTAGGTATTAATTCAATTGGAATGCTTTATCTAATATTTTATTCTGAATCTGATTGTGATTTTTGGTGTAACCTGTCGCAGGTGAGGCACTCAATTTTCTTGAGATTACGTCGTCAAATCCGTTAGGGAATTCACGAACGATATACGACCAATAACCCATATTAAGAGGTTCTTCCTGAACCCAAAGTTTTTCAGCCTTACCATATTTTGCAAACTCATTTTCAACCTGAGTTTTAGGGAATGGATGCAGCTGTTCAACTCTGATGATAGCAATATCTTCGCGGCCTTCATCCATTTTTCGTTTCAGCAAATCATAATATATTTTACCGGAACAAGCCAACACCCTTCTCACTTTTTTAGGATCTGAAGTTTCGTCTCCAATCACCTCTTTGAATTGAGTATAAGGCAAGAATTCTTCCATATTTGAAATGGCCATCGGATGACGAAGCATCGATTTTGGCGACATGTGAACACAAGGCTTACGGAAAGGCAATGAAACCTGGCGACGCAGCATGTGGAAGAAGTTGGCAGGGGTTGTACAGTTACATACATAAATATTGTATTCTGCGGCCAACTGCAGGAATCTTTCAGGACGAGCATTGGAGTGCTCTGGTCCCTGACCTTCATAGCCATGAGGTAATAACAACACAAGTCCATTCATTGAGTTCCATTTTGACTCAGCAGCCACCAAAAACTGGTCGATCATGATCTGGGCACCGTTGGCAAAATCACCAAACTGAGCTTCCCAAATCACAAGGGCATTAGGATTAGCCAAAGCATACCCATATTCAAAGCCCATTACGGCATATTCTGAGAGGAATGAGTTGTAAATTTCGAATTTACCTTGCCCCTCTCTAATGTGTTGAAGATTATTGTATTTGGTGTAAGATTTTATATCATGTAAAACAGCATGACGGTGCGAGAAAGTACCTCGCTGCACATCCTGGCCACTCATTCTTACCCAATTGCCCTGATTCAGGATTGAGCCAAATGCCATCAACTCAGCTGCAGCCCAGTTAAATGGTTTTTTGCCTTCAAAAATATCTTTTCTTTCTTCGAGAACTTTCTCAATTTGCTTGATAGGAGTAAAATCTGCTGGTACCGTCGAAAGTGCTTTTCCAATTACAGCGATTTCCTCTTTGGAGATGCCTGTTTTAGGAGATTCATCAAAATCGCTAACCACAGACCTCCGTAGTTTTGCCCAATCTCTTTCCAATTTTGGCAATTCATAAGGCAACTGATTTTGTTTTACTTTTACCAAAATATTCTGCAGATCGTCATCAAACTGAGCTTTTATTTGTTTGAAATGCTCCTCATCTATATCGCCTCCTGCTTTAAGCTTTTCTATGTAAATTTCTCTTGGTGTCTGATGTTTGCTGATCAACTCATACATACCCGGTTGAGTAAAACGAGGCTCATCGGCTTCATTGTGACCATGTTTACGATAGCAAATCATATCTACAAACACGTCCTTGTTAAATTCTTTCCTGAATTCTATAGCCAACTCCATTGCATAAACTACAGCCTCAGGGTCGTCGCCGTTGACGTGGAAAATAGGAGTATCCAGCATTTTGCCTACATCTGAACTATAAAGTGTTGAGCGGGCATCCACGTTGTCGGTAGTGAAACCTATCTGGTTGTTAATTGTCAAATGAATGGCTCCCCCAACATAATATCCGGGAAGGTTTGACATCTGAGCAACCTCATAAACTATACCCTGACCAGCCAAAGATGCATCCCCATGGATGATTATTGGTAATATTTTATCATAAATATCAGCAAATTCGTTGGGCTTGAATCCGTGACTTTCAAAGTGAGCATCGGCTCTGGAGCGGGCATAACCCAACACCACAGGGTCAACGGTTTCGAGGTGAGAAGGGTTGGCCATCAATTTCAAAGACACTCTTTTTCCTGAAGGCGTTTCTATCTGACTTTCGTAGCCCTGGTGATATTTCACGTCACCGTCACTGAAT
The sequence above is a segment of the Cytophagaceae bacterium genome. Coding sequences within it:
- the odhB gene encoding 2-oxoglutarate dehydrogenase complex dihydrolipoyllysine-residue succinyltransferase; protein product: MVIEMKVPSVGESVTEVTIAAWVKKDGDFVKMDEVICELESDKATFELPAEADGILRIIGKEGDVLAIGSPICKIEPSGAQPVAAPAPAVVVAAPVVVKESAPVASAAPVASQTIEIKVPAVGESITEVTVASWLKNTGETVSLDEIICELESDKATFELPSPQAGVLTVIAQPGSVVPIGGILATLQVGGSAPVSQSQVEAASTAAPVATSDANYASGHPSPAAAKVMAEKGLSSTDVQGTGVGGRITKEDAQNAQIATVAPQSPTTTAHATPSAPVSTDSRGTRREKMTTLRKTISKRLVAVKNETAMLTTFNEVDMKPIMDLRKTYKDKFKDTHGVGLGFMSFFTKACSIALQEFPLVNAYIDGEEIVYNDFTDISIAVSAPRGLVVPVIRNAEKMSFAQIEAEVVRLATKARDNKLTIEEMTGGTFTITNGGIFGSMLSTPIINAPQSAILGMHNIVERPVAINGQVEIRPIMYVALSYDHRTIDGKDSVGFLVRVKQLLEDPMRMLLQV
- a CDS encoding 2-oxoglutarate dehydrogenase E1 component translates to MDQFSYIANADVTAIESLYQQYLQDPASVDQSWQYFFKGFELSKTWSGETSQINSGGTTDTQKIFKEREVVHLIRGFRSRGHMLAKIDPLYEIRKFNANLDLAYYQLSENDLDTVFEAGIEVFGRPATLREIYNSLLKIYGGKIGFEYLYIRDRKIKSWFRRKIEKEYLDYNPPQDQKIRILKKLNQAVAFENFLHTKFLGKKRFSLEGGESAIPGLDAAILKGAELGVEEVIIGMAHRGRLNVLTNILQKPYDQVFNEFEENVPTIEFSDGDVKYHQGYESQIETPSGKRVSLKLMANPSHLETVDPVVLGYARSRADAHFESHGFKPNEFADIYDKILPIIIHGDASLAGQGIVYEVAQMSNLPGYYVGGAIHLTINNQIGFTTDNVDARSTLYSSDVGKMLDTPIFHVNGDDPEAVVYAMELAIEFRKEFNKDVFVDMICYRKHGHNEADEPRFTQPGMYELISKHQTPREIYIEKLKAGGDIDEEHFKQIKAQFDDDLQNILVKVKQNQLPYELPKLERDWAKLRRSVVSDFDESPKTGISKEEIAVIGKALSTVPADFTPIKQIEKVLEERKDIFEGKKPFNWAAAELMAFGSILNQGNWVRMSGQDVQRGTFSHRHAVLHDIKSYTKYNNLQHIREGQGKFEIYNSFLSEYAVMGFEYGYALANPNALVIWEAQFGDFANGAQIMIDQFLVAAESKWNSMNGLVLLLPHGYEGQGPEHSNARPERFLQLAAEYNIYVCNCTTPANFFHMLRRQVSLPFRKPCVHMSPKSMLRHPMAISNMEEFLPYTQFKEVIGDETSDPKKVRRVLACSGKIYYDLLKRKMDEGREDIAIIRVEQLHPFPKTQVENEFAKYGKAEKLWVQEEPLNMGYWSYIVREFPNGFDDVISRKLSASPATGYTKNHNQIQNKILDKAFQLN